ATCACGGGTGATCTTTATGGTATATGCCCCGAAGCTGTCAAAATGGAATATGGAAAATACATCCTTCAGGCAAAACCTTATTACATCATCCAGGATTATCAGGTATCTTTTATGGTCTTCGGGCGGAAAGACAAGGAAGCGGGAGATGTTGGCAGGCACCTCCACAAGGGCGTATTCTGTTTCAACCTCCGGATCGCTTCCTGTCAGCTTAGTGGCAAGATAGATAGCCTTGTCCTTCAGGTAGGGGAAACTATCTACATTGTGAAGCATGATGACAGAAAGCATGGGTCTCACCTCTTCCTCGAAATAATTCTTCACAAATGCGGCCTGTGACGGGGTGAGCTGCTTTTCGTTTATGAGGTGTATATTCTCCGCTTCAAGCTCCATGATTATATCCTGGTAAATCTGTTGAAACTGTGCCTGAAGCTCTATTACCCTCTTCTGGATCTGCTTGAGTACGTTCTTCGGCTTGTCGCCTATCATTTTGCGCATGTCCCGGCTCACATTCCGGTCATAATCCATCATGCGCTTCACTGTAGCCACCCTTACCTTGAAGAACTCGTCGAGGTTGTTTGAGAAAATCCCCAGGAACCGGATCCGTTCAAGAAGAGGCAATGATTTATCTGCAGCCTCCTGCAGCACCCTGTGATTGAATGAGAGCCAGCTTATTTCCCGGTTTATTATTTTCCTGTTTTTGGCCATTGGCAACCTAACGTATTTAATTCAGTTTGCAGTTTTAAAAACCTGCCCGCTATACTGCAGTTGAAAAGCTATCCCGGCTACTTCTTTTTGGGATAGTCAAAAAGGTGTCCCGTCAGCTTGCCCCTGTGGATATCCTCCCAGGACTTCACATCAAAATCAAGGCGCACCACCCCGCTGGTCGGTATGTTGTATATCTGACTATGCACAAACTGGTTGGCAAGATAGGTAAAATCAGGGTTATGCCCGAACACCATCAGCGAATCGATTGCATCATCGACCCTTGCAACAACCTGTAAAATGGCATCCTCGCCGGCCATATAAAGATCTTCGTTAACTGACAGGTAATCCAGGGGTATCTTAAGTTCGCGGGCAAATATGACAGCCGTATGCAGGGCCCTGTTGGCGGGACTGCTGATTATCCGCGCCGGCTTGTCACCCCGTTCCTTCATTCTCCCGGCCATCTCATACGCGTTGTTGAGTCCCCTTTCGGCCAGGGGCCGGTCTATATCGGCCCTTCCGGGGAAGTCCCATGATGACTTTGCGTGCCGGCCTATATAGAGAGTTTTTGTTGATGCCATGGTTGTCTGTTGTTAAGGTTGAACAAAAAGTTACAGCAGGTTGCTTGCCAGCTCAGAAAGGAAGCTCCTCTCCCCTTTCACAAGGTTGACATGGGCGAATATATCCTGCCCCTTCATCTTGTCGGTCATATAGCTGAGTCCGTTTGATTTCATGTCCAGGTA
The Marinilabiliales bacterium genome window above contains:
- a CDS encoding histidine phosphatase family protein yields the protein MASTKTLYIGRHAKSSWDFPGRADIDRPLAERGLNNAYEMAGRMKERGDKPARIISSPANRALHTAVIFARELKIPLDYLSVNEDLYMAGEDAILQVVARVDDAIDSLMVFGHNPDFTYLANQFVHSQIYNIPTSGVVRLDFDVKSWEDIHRGKLTGHLFDYPKKK